A genomic window from Osmia bicornis bicornis chromosome 4, iOsmBic2.1, whole genome shotgun sequence includes:
- the LOC114879807 gene encoding histone-lysine N-methyltransferase SETMAR-like, whose product MTVFRYIKNVGKIKRLEKRVPHNLNESQKNRRFEICNLLLRRHAKEPFLNRIITCDEKWILHDNKEFSKANLHPEKVMMTVWWSMAGIIHYNFLQQGMSITSETYCDQLDMVNKKITEKKWTLMDKKGPILLHDNARPHVARLTKEKLNQLKYEVLPHPPYSPDLSPTDYHFFPILDKFLKNKKALTRDAIMNVFEEFLRSRTPDFYFNGIENLINRWQKCLDSNGGYFY is encoded by the coding sequence ATGACAGTGTTCAGATACATAAAAAATGtgggaaaaattaaaagactGGAAAAGAGAGTGCCtcataatttaaatgaaagtCAAAAAAATCGAAGATTcgaaatttgcaatttattgCTTCGTCGACATGCTAAAGAGCCTTTTTTGAACAGAATAATAACATGCGACGAAAAATGGATATTACATGACAATAAAGAATTTTCGAAAGCAAATTTACATCCAGAAAAAGTTATGATGACAGTCTGGTGGTCCATGGCTGGTATCattcattataattttttacaacAAGGTATGTCCATCACGTCAGAAACTTACTGTGATCAATTAGATATggtgaataaaaaaataacagaaaaaaaatggaCATTGATGGATAAAAAAGGTCCTATTTTATTGCATGACAATGCACGACCACACGTGGCACGTTTAAcaaaggaaaaattgaatcaaTTAAAATACGAAGTTCTACCTCATCCCCCTTATTCGCCGGATCTCTCTCCCACAGACTACCATTTCTTCCCGattttagacaaatttttaaagaataaaaaagcTCTGACTCGAGATGCTATAATGAATGTATTCGAAGAATTTCTTAGATCTAGAACCCCAGACTTTTATTTTAATGGGATAGAAAATCTCATTAATCGCTGGCAGAAATGCCTCGATTCGAATGGaggatatttttattaa